A stretch of DNA from Caldanaerovirga acetigignens:
GTTCCGGCAAGAGAAAGATTATAGCCTTTTACTGCATCCAAAATTTCCTCAGTAAGTCCTCTCGCTGGAACCCGGTTTATTATCAGGAAAAGCTCGCCAACATCGAGTTTTAGTTCTTCTATGAGGCCTTTAATTCTATAAGCAGCTTCCACACCTCTTTTCGAGCATTCGCTTACCGCAAACATGAGGTCAACTTTTCTTGTCGTGCCCCTGCTCAAATGTTCCAGGCCCGCTTCGTTATCTATCACAATAAAATCGTAGGAATTAGAAAGTCTGTCGGTAGCTTCCCTCAGCACGCCATTGGCGAAACAGTAACACCCCCTTCCTTCCGGCCTTCCCATAACAAGAAGGTCATACCCCCTTGCCTCCACAATGGCCTGCTGCATCCGGAAATTCATATATTCGGCCCTCGTCATTCCTCCGGGGAA
This window harbors:
- a CDS encoding AAA family ATPase; amino-acid sequence: MAYTIGFAGKGGTGKTTLAGFTVAYLVEKKLGTVLAVDADPNSNLNSVLGVEVESTLGDIKEEVKNNQEGIFPGGMTRAEYMNFRMQQAIVEARGYDLLVMGRPEGRGCYCFANGVLREATDRLSNSYDFIVIDNEAGLEHLSRGTTRKVDLMFAVSECSKRGVEAAYRIKGLIEELKLDVGELFLIINRVPARGLTEEILDAVKGYNLSLAGTVPLDEEIFDLDNKGIPLVKISRENKALSAYREILDNILLPGIETRKKAIMA